One stretch of Streptomyces hygroscopicus DNA includes these proteins:
- a CDS encoding transposase: MAEPVWVRRLTDQEGQKLQQIVRRGSTSSVRYRRAMMLLASAGGNRVPVIAQLVQADEDTVREVIHRFNEIGLACLDPRWAGGRPRLLAPDDEDFVVKTATTRPTRLGQPFTRWSIRKLAAYLRRVHGHSIRIGREALRCLLSRRGITFQRTKTWKESPDPDRDAKLDRIEHVAEHFPDRVFAFDEFGPLGNRPTGGSCWARQGKPDRLPATFRRTHGVTYFHGCYSVGDDRLWGVNHRRKGTANTLAALKSIRAARPDGGPIYIILDNLSAHTGADIRRWAKKNKVELCFTPTYASWANPIEAHFGPLRQFTLANSHHRSHPAQTQALHRYLGWRNANARHPDILAAQRRERARIRSEKGIRWGGRHLQAA; this comes from the coding sequence GTGGCCGAGCCTGTGTGGGTGCGCCGATTGACCGACCAAGAAGGGCAGAAGCTGCAGCAGATCGTGCGCCGGGGCAGTACCAGCTCGGTGCGTTACCGGCGGGCGATGATGCTGCTGGCGTCCGCCGGCGGGAACCGGGTCCCGGTGATCGCCCAGCTGGTCCAGGCGGACGAGGACACGGTGCGGGAGGTGATCCACCGGTTCAACGAGATCGGCCTGGCCTGCCTGGACCCTCGATGGGCGGGAGGCCGTCCCCGCCTGCTCGCCCCTGACGACGAGGACTTCGTCGTCAAGACGGCCACCACCCGTCCCACCCGGCTCGGCCAGCCCTTCACCCGCTGGTCGATCCGCAAACTCGCCGCCTACCTGCGCCGCGTCCACGGACACAGCATCCGCATCGGCCGTGAAGCCTTACGGTGCCTGCTGTCGCGTCGTGGCATCACCTTCCAGCGGACGAAGACCTGGAAGGAGTCGCCCGACCCCGACCGCGACGCCAAGCTCGACCGCATCGAGCACGTGGCGGAGCACTTCCCAGACCGGGTTTTCGCCTTTGACGAGTTCGGTCCCCTGGGGAACCGGCCCACCGGCGGCTCCTGCTGGGCGAGGCAGGGCAAGCCCGACCGTCTCCCGGCGACCTTCCGCCGCACCCACGGCGTCACCTACTTCCACGGTTGCTACTCCGTGGGCGATGACCGGCTGTGGGGCGTCAACCACCGCCGCAAAGGCACCGCCAACACTCTGGCCGCGCTGAAGTCGATCCGCGCCGCCCGACCCGACGGCGGCCCGATTTACATCATCCTGGACAACCTCTCCGCCCACACCGGAGCGGACATCCGTCGCTGGGCGAAGAAGAACAAGGTCGAGCTGTGCTTCACCCCGACCTACGCCTCCTGGGCCAACCCGATCGAGGCGCACTTCGGCCCACTGCGGCAGTTCACCCTGGCCAACTCCCACCACCGCAGCCACCCCGCGCAGACCCAGGCCCTGCACCGCTACCTGGGCTGGCGCAACGCCAACGCTCGCCACCCCGACATCCTCGCCGCCCAACGCAGGGAACGCGCCCGCATCCGCAGCGAGAAAGGCATCCGCTGGGGCGGACGCCATCTCCAAGCGGCCTGA